aatactTTCCTTTTATTAAGAGCTTTTGAGGTTTGATGAAAGAGAATGATAAGATGAGATACCAAAACAGCGAATGGATGGGTGATGAATAATTTTCTACAAAACTTCAGTAATATGAGAAGCAAGATTAAATTGTAGATTGAATGTAATAATTCTGCTTCTTGAAGCAAACTACTTGGCTTGTGCGTGATTCATGTTCATTGTCTAGGGTGGATAATAATCTCTATACTTTCATGTCTTGACTCGTTTCTGGCATTTCCAGACTGCTGCCAGCTACCATGCTATAGCAATTGCTTTATCTTTGATGGAAGCTTACTCCTTAAGTGTTCAGCATGAACAAACTACACTACAGATACTACAAGCGAAACTTGGATCTGAGGATCTACGCACACAGGTAGTATCAAATTTTGATGGTCAATATTACATGTCAGTTAGTAGGTGATTCTTCATCCttaaaaagtatatataatGGAATTTTGCAGGATGCAGCTGCATGGCTCGAGTATTTTGAGTCCAAGGCTCTGGAGCAGCAAGAAGCTGCACGCAATGGAACTCCAAAGCCTGATGCCTCAATATCTAGTAAAGGTCATTTAAGGTAATAATTGTAAGATCACAATGGAATTTATTTATGTTACTTTAGGTCTGATAAAATTGGTCATTTTGAAAAATTAGGCAAGTTTATATTATATGATTGGCATGCTGGTTCAAGTCTAAAAGTGTCCagttttataaaatgtaatcTTATGTTTTTCATAATTCAAATGGTTTTCTACAAGAGCTTTTAGTAGGTTCTCTTTTTGTTGTGTTTGTCTTTTGGAAATGATGTTATCTACTTTTGGAATCAAAATCCTGGCTACCCCCACCTCTTCTCTTATTGTAGTGCGCAGATGAATTTGAGTCTTTCCACAactaattgtaatttttttttctcattctgGATCAGTGTATCGGATCTCTTGGATTATATAACACCAGATGCAGATATGAAAGCAAGAGAAGCTCAAAAGAAAGCTCGTTCAAAGGTCATAAACCTCTTTAGCTGGATCTATTCTTACATATTACTTGTGTTAACCTATTCTTTAACTAAAATTTCATCACACAGGTTAAAGGCAAAGCAGGCCAAAACTGGGAAACAGTCTCAGATGAATCTCAGAAGGATGAAACTTCATCACCAACCTATCCTGTTGTGGAGAATTCAAGTGATAAGGAAAACAAATCTGAGGTTCAATTTGCAGAAATTAGGAATGAGAGTACTGATTCAAGTCTCCCagatcaatcaataatcaatttaAGTGATGAAAAAACACAGGAGGATGAGTCAAATGAAGGATGGCAAGAAGCTGTACCTAAAGGCCGTTCACCTACAAGTCGCAAATCCTCAAGGAGGCCAAGCTTAGCTAAACTAAATACCAACTTTATGAATGTGTCCCAGTTGCCAAGATTCCGAGGAAAGCCCACCAATTTTACATCACCAAGGACAAGCCCAAATGATTCAGCTGCTTCTAGTGGACCCAGTATTCCCGTTCCTAAGAAGTTTATTAAAAGTGCAAGCTTCAGTCCAAAGCAAAATAATTCTAGTGCCACTGCCGGTGGATCAGAGAAATCAATCAACCCTAAATCAGCTCCAGCTACTCCTGCTTCAACTGACCAGAATTCCAAATCAGCTCCGGTGGCAAGTTCTGTAAGTGTTCAGGTAGCTGGAAGACTTTTCTCCTACAAGGAAGTTGCTTTAGCTCCTCCTGGTACAATCGTGAAGGCTGTGGCAGAACAGCTGCCAAAAGAAAATCTTCCTATAGAACCAAGTCATCAGTTAAGCCAAAAGACAGCTACATCAGAGGATATTGTTGGTGGGGTGACAGAACTGAAAGATGCAGAGAAAGAAAATGTGAAGAACCCAGAAGGAGAGAGAAAACCACATAGTTCTTATGAAAGAAAAGATCCTATCAATGCAGAGCCAGAAACGGAGGGGAATTCAGAGATGATGGAACCACCGGAAGAAAAAAAATGTGTGCATGCTGATCACATAGAAAAAGAAGCCGTGGTACTTGAAAATAAAACTGCTAATATCGAAGTTACAAATGGTGCAGTTCTGGGACCTGAGAATTTAGACACTTCCAAAGAATCAAATGCCACTTCTCCCAAAAGTGGTGTGTTGGAAACAAGAGACTTAGAGAATTGCCTACCAGTTTCCCATGATCCAGAACCTTTATCTGTGCTATCTGAAAATGCAGCTTTGTTGCTAGAGAAAGATACTTCAGCTCCAAGTGAAAAACTAACAGATGAGAATTCACAGGATTTGTTCAAAGACTGCACAACTGATAAGCCAGTGACAATTGAAGGAGAAAAACAAGATGAATCAGAATCAGGAAAGGAGACAACAAAGAAACTTTCCGCAGCTGCACCACCATTTAATCCATCCACAGTTCCAGTTTTTGGCTCAGTTACCGTTCCAGGGTTCAAAGATCATGGAGGAATTCTTCCTCCACCAGTGAATATTCCTCCAATGCTTACAGTTAATCCTGTCCGCAGATCACCTCACCAGTCAGCGACAGCTAGGGTTCCTTATGGTCCAAGGCTATCTGGTGGCTATAATAGATCTGGAAATCGGGTTCCACGTAACAAACCTACCTTCCACAGTGGGGAGCATAATGGGGATGGGAATCACTTCAGCCCGCCAAGAATAATGAACCCTCATGCTGCTGAATTTGTGCCTGGCCAACCTTGGGTTCCCAATGGCTACCCTTTGTCACCAAATGGTTACTTGGCTAACCCAAATGGTTTCTCCATGTCTCCTACAGGCATTCCGGTGTCACCAAATGGATTTCCAGCATCATTAAATGGTACTGCAGCGGCTGAAAATGGCTTCCCAGCAACTCCAGTGAATTCAGTAGAAACACCCACATTGGTTCCCATTGACATAGGTGCTGACAACAAAGGTGAAGCTGGAGGAGAAACTAGTGCTGAAAATTCCCTGGCAGAAAACCAGCCGAGTGAGCAAAAATATCACGACAAACCAGATGAAATTGTGTGTCCTGAAACTGAAGAAAAGCCTACAAGTACAGTCCCATTGAGTGGTGAGACTGCTATGGCAAAAGAAACGTACAATAGCGTATTGATTGAGGAGAAGCCAAGCAAGTGCTGGGCAGATTACAGTGACAGCGAAGCTGAGATTGTTGAGGTTACTAGTTGAATGAacatgttgattttttttttttcctttttttcttcgATGTGAAGCGATTTCCACGCAACCCAGGCTCTATGGCAATGAAAAGAGAGATAATAAGCTGATATAGGTGAGGGAGGCCCGTGAAACGACTGGCAGAACTGTTATTAGCTTGACATAATCAAGTGTAGGCCTCGAAAATGTGAATATTTTGGGATACATTTTGGTTTTGGTGCATTGAGGGAGAAGCATCCTTGATGGACAGATTTGTGAATGAAAATTACCATAACCCTTAAGGATCTGTTAAGCAGCTCGTAGCTAAGTTAGCAAGTCTCtgttttttctatttttgttgTGTCATTCTCCTGCTATATTTTTTGTTTGTTGTCaaaccaaaataaaataatctttgAAGTTCTTATATTTTCGTAGTTGTCCTCATAGCAATTTTATAGTCCTAACTATCATGATAACATAACGTTGGTTATATAACAGACTCTTAATTTGCAGGCCGTGAAATAAAAGTTAAGACCGTTACGGACAATTAATATTCTTTTATATCatattccttttctttctcttttaaattttgattttcctgCATATTTTTTATGTACGTTATCGTTACGTTATAACCGTTACAAGCTTGATTTTTTTACTCGCAGCCATAATTGCAATTTAAAATCATAGTCTGATATACAATGCAACTGCAGAAAATTTCATTCTAGTATTACAAAAGATATAGATAGGAGAGAAGAATAGACGTttatttaagaataaaataaaatagataaggtGAAAGACCCTGACACCACTTGTTAATGCGTAGCTGAGTATGCTTAAGATGAGCAGGTAGGTGATTTCCAGCGAAAATCCAGAACTACTAATATAGCAGCAGAATGAGCAAGTGCAGCAAGAACAACAAACACATGAAAGATCTGATGACTCTGTCCTGCAATGTCAAAAGCGCCAGGCTTCCAACGTTCTGGTACTCTAGTAACGTAAAACGCAACTCCTGCAACGTATAAAACGGCCATAAGTAACTCGAGACCGATGGATGCAAATATATGTGAACTGCCCCAGTGGATGGAAACTGCATGTACTGCTGGAATCACCCCTGATATCCCTATGATGAAGAACAAAGTAGCCCTGAAAGCTCGGTAACGAGGAGTAGAGAGAACAGGTGTGAGGAGGGTGATAATGGCAAGGATACCAACCACAGATATGGTGCTAATGTAAACGAATCGTGCCAAGGGATTGCAGTAGAAGACATAATATATTGGAGCTACGAATGAGGAAACAATCATAAGGGAAATTCCAGCATAATCTAGGCGCCAAAAGAAAAGGTTGAAGTGCTTGGAATGGCAAGCAAGAAGGTGGGAGAGGGAGCTGCAAACCAAGCACCCCATTGCTCCTGATAAGAAAACAAACCACGGCCATGTGGGGATAATTTCAAAACCACCTTGTTTATGCATGTGGAAAGTCGATTCTTGTGAAATGTGTCCCAAGTGGACATCCTGCAAGCAACAAACTCTGTTGTTAAGACTTGTCAAAATGCATGAAATTCCCTTAATACTCAGCTCTGCTTTtttgtatatatgtatatgatAAGAGCTATTTAATGAAGGAAAATGCTACTATATGCAAAAATGGATGAATACATCACCGAACCTTTGACCTTTACACAAAAGTGTGCCAactaatttttatgtaaatttcaGATGTCAAAAGATACTGGGACTATAAACATGCATATATGAATTTATTACACAAAAATTCATAGGTGGTGAAATCATCACACTCAACCACAATTTTCATGCATAGACTTCATACGAGAATAATTTTCATGTGGAATAGCATCATTCTTCTAATAAATTTGCAATATGAGTACATTTTAGTTTTTTTCGCCTCTTACGCACATGCATATAATGTAATACTAGAGCCAGCCCTAGAATTCTAGAGAGAAAGCGTCTTTTCTCTAGAATTCTCCcccatttttcttcattttttcttccctctttttgctatattttttccctaaaatattttctttaaacgGCCACTGATAGGTTTTTCATTGAAATTCATCAGCGGCTttccaatttttttctttttcttttttttcaaccTTCTATGTTTCCCTTCAATAATACTTTTatcccctttttcttttttctttttttatctcaaaattattttacacttctgtttttatattataataatatataaattaattattataattctatttagttttattttatttttaaaaaacctctcaaaatattttttattacttaataaaatttagaaattattacTATCGTGCCTCTATAATTTGCcccaattaattaaaatatttctataattttaaaattatattaaaacacttttatacttttattcCGATAACTTAAAAATGTATccgttattttttatttatttttattgttaagtttattctaaataattaaaaataccaCTCTAGTTTTAAGTTTTAAGATTACATTAAAatgcatttatatttttattgagttaattaaaaatgatattgattagtttttatctattctgtttttagtttattagttaaaaatgaaaaaaaaaattaatataagttGAATtaaatccttatatttttaatcaaaggccatataagcttgatttatttattattattattattattttcaattaatctCATGCACTTTTATTTAAAGGCAAAATAAGTTCAgtcataaaataatattatttttatattaaaatattatttttattaatagtattttatttttacaatttttaaaattatttactatctctatgtattttttaaatattttcatgttaattaaaatactaatttcaaattaaaaaaataatattttgttattaaaaaatattatattaagtcATAACTTATTTGACGATTATATAAAAGTATATGGgctaaattgataaaaaaaataaattgaacttaattgatttttaagtaaaaatataagggtttaattagacttatttttttaaaaaaaatttactctaattattctatttattaaataaaattcaccACCCACCCTTTTAGTCTGTCTCTCTATTCTCTCGCATCTCTTTTTATATTTCTctcagaaaataaaaatttatcattacACGACCTGACAACTGATGAATCGTAGGTGAGTTTTATTTAATAGGCGGTCaatttagatatataaaaaaattcttcaattttaattaataaaataacgataaaaatagatagaaactaattaaatgtaatttttaattaataaataaaaaatataaaaatattttaatataattttaaagttaagGAGAGTATTCTAATCAGGACAAAATATAGGGATATAATATCAAaactgtttttaattttaactaatagaGTAATCGAACAATTAACATATGtagtttataatttatgaaaaaaaatataaagatattttaatataattctaaaattacaagtgtattttaattagttaaggtgtattatatttattataggatagtaattattcttaaaatttaatatttttaagataaatataattagaaaattaatagaaaaaattatattttttaatatatgtgaaaaaataaaatttattaaaaattatgaggggaagtattatatttattctttatctATCTAGTACTAATTCTTCTCTTTCTATTAGTTCTTTTATactatttgtgaggttttgttttcaatcctttgtggggacttatttttctttttttttttttttttaagtaggattttatcaggtaaatTGATGTCTTCTTTGGTAATTGAAAATATATGGgttgttaattattttttgttggATACTTGAGATCTACTACAAATATCgataatgatattttttatcaatagaaCTACAGAGTAGTGCGGCCTGTTCCTCCATTAATACTTAGTTATATAAAGTCTTCTATGAGCATAAAGGAAACAAATTTCTGAAAGGAGTATAGTATTGCACAATGTTTTTTGACTGtacaaaatgaaaatgaaaatgttATTACttgaaacatttttttttcactaTCAACTCTAGACAAAAGTTCTCAATTTTCTTGTATTCTTTATTAATTGAGAAAAATTATCATGCACTTAATTGCTATTAGTTATTAATGAAACTATcaggtttatatatatatagacaaatTATTTTAATGAGAACATCAAACTTTGATGCTCCCTTTAATTTGGTTCGTGACAGCGCACTCAAATCCTATTTTCTTATCCACGCCAATTCTCCCACTTCCCCTAACAACCTGCCTGCTGCTCTCCACTACGCCTAGGTTTTCTAAATCTAGGCAACAACTCTTACCATTCAACCTCTCCTAATGCTTTTGTAAATTTTCAGTACCATTACCCATAATTTCACTTTaatcataaattaaaatattaatttaacaaaatgaaaatttaaaatttttaaataatatcatctttcaatattcaattaattagaACTTATTTTtaccaataaattttatttatacttcAAATTTTAAACTTAATATGTGATTAATGaatcatataaattaattttttttcccatCATTTTTGTCAATTGTCGTAGCAGTCAGCAGTTGGCTTATCAATAATCTCTAAATTGCTATTAAATTAaccattaataattaataatttaataataataattataaataatgtataaatattgaaattcaaattcaatttataGTTTCATGCTATGTACACAAAAATCGTGAAAtcattttatttaacttttaaataattaaaatgtgttTATGATGATTCCTTGTGCAAATAATACTATACATAGTAACTGAATAGATTTTAGCGCCACGTTAtgataaaaaagtaattttccataAAACAAAAGCccctttattaatttataagctattaataaaaaaatgtaattcCATTATAACtcaaatagaatttaaaaaaaaaaaaaaaaaactcaaatagaaatattatatttcattcTCATTAAtcccataaaaatatataaaccttCTTTCTTATCTGTCATAAATTATAaagctttttattatttataacatttaaTATGAATTGGAAAgtaaaactttttaattatataaataatttagtaatatttagtaattactttttaatctaACAATATGAGTGAagcatttaataaaaaataaataaaattaattaattatatttattacattttttaacttatttttcatataaatagtatgtgtgtatatatatatgtatataaattaattctatatattttagtgtattagattttatttatatatagatcttaataaaataatttttttattaaaatgtaaaatttaattttatcttttttaaagaaaaaattattttctctaaaataatttaatgttttatataatcagaaaaatattttttttgatattttttagtctattaaatataaaaaaaataaaaattattttattagaaaatattttttataacacaAATGAGCTTTAAAGTCGAATAATTTTTAGTGCGATACTTAGATACGGGCATTTACCATAAAATGGCACCACTAGTAGAGAAGGATAGCCTCTGTCCAATAATCAAATGAAAGAGTGTGCCCCACCTATCAAAAACGATAAGCCCTAACATTGACCATTGGATGTCTCATTGAGAACACCTCGGTTTCGGGACCCACACCCAAGGTCTCCCAATCAATCATCCCTCCCGCACATCTCTCTTTATCTTTCCAATTaactaaaacaaaataaatatgttttcaagatttttttttttatta
This Manihot esculenta cultivar AM560-2 chromosome 6, M.esculenta_v8, whole genome shotgun sequence DNA region includes the following protein-coding sequences:
- the LOC110617625 gene encoding heptahelical transmembrane protein 3; protein product: MKNTYKLKNTNERMDREKEEKVISTSTLKKREKFERRLVKYNDLPEYLQDNECILDYYRCEWPVKDAFLSVFSLHNESLNVWTHLGGFLIFLGLTVMSCVETTELGGFINGFSRRKGSESLMGMKMKSQEFNVSDTHMLNDVHLGHISQESTFHMHKQGGFEIIPTWPWFVFLSGAMGCLVCSSLSHLLACHSKHFNLFFWRLDYAGISLMIVSSFVAPIYYVFYCNPLARFVYISTISVVGILAIITLLTPVLSTPRYRAFRATLFFIIGISGVIPAVHAVSIHWGSSHIFASIGLELLMAVLYVAGVAFYVTRVPERWKPGAFDIAGQSHQIFHVFVVLAALAHSAAILVVLDFRWKSPTCSS